Below is a genomic region from Cydia amplana chromosome 27, ilCydAmpl1.1, whole genome shotgun sequence.
tcactgTTACATTgatttttcacttctgccggcactcccggagtgcatcccgttgtttttttatcgaGCGTATTACCTACCTGTTGTCTTGTGAGGAGGTGGTGTCAGAGTGTGCTCGCGCACGCTCAATAACCCCGTGCACGGGCGCGCGCCGCCGACGCCGCTGCGTGTGCGCAGGCCGTGCTCGGCGGGCCGTTGAACAACCTTGTACAAAAGTAACATATATAAACTTTCTTTCTTCTTATCGTTTGAAGGGATCATAACTAGATACTATTTTGCCAATATCTTGCCACCTCTAAGCCCCGGGAGTAGCTCTTATGAGGTCTTCTGTAGTGCACGTAGTTGGACATAGGGAATACTGCATCATATGTTGAGTTGTTTGTAGGTCGCCACATTCGCAtagtgcagcggtcggcaacaagcGGCCCGCGCGCCACATGCGGCCCGCGAACCTCTCACTTGCGGcctgcgagcctccctggctcttttgtatgtaatattgactaTGACAATGCCTGATAAGGTCACAATGTGCGGCCCACGTCAACTtctttaactactatgtggcccttggctgcttaaaggttgccgaccgctggcatAGTGCATCACTTTGTCCCGGGTTGATTCCTTATTTCCCAACTACCTACTAAGTTTACTATACATATAGGCCCTATTGATTGTTCTAGATATTTGTATTGTAAGATAATTTCAAACGATACAGTTAAGGCAAACGTTACAAATCATTCGTCAGCTATAAATacattagagatgcaccggatatccggttactatccggtatccggcctatccggccgttattttagtatccggccggataccggatagtgacctactatccggccggataccggatagtaaaattaacacattttgggataaaaaatggaatctaaaaaacagtcatggtcataatgctaacgacacagtagaaagaaatgaatacgtaaccaatgtcacacaatacatttatttgtttacacaaaaatacgcgcgcgcacttgtaactataaacgaacttactacgtaatgacatgataaaactcgttacgatcctagaaatgtgtccgcgcgaacgttcactacgaaatgtcgaaacctgcacgatgcgtacctgcaaaactcaaaatggccggataccggatatccggccagtgtccaggccggatatccggtatccggtatccggccaaacaactatccgttgcatctctaaaatacatacaatacaacctacatataatcacgcctatttcccggaagggtaggcagagaccacggatttccactagctacgatcctgacatacctctttcgcgtccgttactttcataggtacctaacattcctcatacacgctcgccggtttagggtgctcttgacctggcctttcttcaggatttccccgatctgatcagagaaagtccgccgaggtctgccccttccaactccctctactacttctcccttatacactctcttcgTCAGCCttctttcattcattctttctacgtgtccaaaccatctcaacatacCTTCTCAGCTTTAAATGAacaaataaagtgaagaaaCACACCTCTGAAGATGCGTCTGGCGCAGCTCGCACAGAAAATGACGCCTCTAAACACCTCCGCGCCGTGCAGGTCGGTGTCGCTGCACACGTCTgcaatttaatataggtacctacataataacatacatcactacatagtataaaacaaagtcgcttcccgctgtctgtccctatgtatgcttagatctttaaaaccagGTACGAGTAATCATATccataatttcgaaccctgttgGTACGGGACTCTTAAAAAAAGAGGGATTGAACAACTCACAACACTTCCGACAACGCCTGTGGTAGCTGTATCCCCTGAAAGCAGCCTCGCTATTCCGCACGGAGCGACTGCAGTGCTGGCACATCTCGTAGCTTCTAGAATAGGTACCATTGAGATTTCACTACCTACTACTAGAGTCATAGAACCcgcttaatacgatttcccaCAACctaaatgaatgaaatctttatttcaggcaactatgtAGTGGCCCATTCATAAAtctaccttaaaactagcatacatgttataaaaatataactacactaaaaatcacattatgattgcgacgcattacgcaaccccgcagtgtcagggagccggccgcggaaccgccgaaacttgacacccttattcggccaaaactcctccttggtgaaggtcgctagatttTCAGTCGGAGCgctcaccacaaacgaattaaaattcgcattgtgtcgagattccaacttcgcgaccctcaggatggatccggtttttgctttcacatactttacgatatcatcgaccaaagctggccatacacactagggtatGCTTGGTTTGCAAAAAATAAGCATACGATCATGATTATTACTATATCTTTAGGGACCTAAACTAAATCACTTTGAACCAAAACTAGGAATAAGTAAATTGTAAAATACTTACGGCATTTTCAGTTTTTTTCTACATTTTACGTTTTTATTCTATGTTTAATTTACACCAAAATTTTGATCTTCTAGCCGAATATGACGGATGACATGATTTGtcacaaatattttataaatagacAGACGTTTAGTGGCCTGTCATGTTATGTTTGGAGAAAGGATTTCTTctcgtataataaataaaaaaatggcaaATTAGAGTCTGAACATCTTAGatgggtacagtcagcagcagaagttgctatgcgagcgaggtgttcaaattgccttgacacgctcttattttcttaacaataaagtcgcgtcaagatcattttgaacacctggcccgcttagcaacttctgatgccgactgtacataggtaaagTCGAAGAGTGAATTCCCGTATCATTTCGGACCTTATTGTTACAGTGACaataaatatgaaagtcgctagggacctcatactattgtcactgtgacgacTGACGagatacgaaatggtactgaaattcaATTCTATGATCGTACATCATATACTTTACTAGGACCATCTAggacttactcaaaaatatgtcccatagttcttaattcgctgacataaaatctatgggacatatttttgcgtatgatgagtgcactcatatttttacacttgactgtacaaaatCTATGGACTCTAGTGTTAGAACTAGacatgccacgaatattcggcaactattcggtagcagtggtggccgagtggatatgacgtccgactttcaatccggaggtcgcgggttcaaatcctggctcgtaccaatgagtttttcggaacttatgtacgaaatatcatttgatatttaccactagcttgtcggtgaaggaaaacatcgtgaggaaacctgcatacatctgcgaagaaattcaaaggtgtatgtaaagtccccaatccgcattgggctagcgtggggactatactatagcccaagccctctcgcgcatgagaggaggcctgtgcccagcagtgggacgtatataggctcaaattattattttattattattattcggtattcggccactcgGCCGATcgatcgatctagctaggtagtatctctggggaaacgctcatttttcagttttatatgttttccgagcaaagctgggTCTCCGAGATATTGTCATATAAAGAGCATTGCATATCTGTCTATCGTGCATGGGAGACATAAACTTTTctcttaaattaaacaaacgAAACACATTCATCAATTTATTTCTTATCTTCATCACTAAGTTCAACAGTTTTCACATCTTTAACTATTTCATCAATCCGGTGCAGGTCCTTCAGGGACAGCTGCCCGGAGCCCCGCGGCAGGGGCTGCGGCTGGTCGGGGGAGGGTTTCCAGCCGAGCAGGTTCACGATCTCGAAGGTCACGGGGACTCCGTAGGACTTGTGTTCGGGTAAGTTTGGAATCAAAAGTAATTTTTGTAGGTAGGTTGTCTGGaaagatcgctttttagcgataagaccgcctgttgttacctacatatttgtagCTGTTCGTACTTTTGTACCAtttttttgtagtgtgcaataaagcattttattattattgtcatttcattttttttttttcatttatttattgcaatcaTGTTCATTACATAcaggtgttaaataaaatatagttagTACATGATTCTCTGTTAGGATTGCATATCTTTCTCTTGGTCATGGGAGATGGGAGACATAAACTTTTctcttaaattaaacaaacgAAACACATTCATCAATTTATTTCTTATCTTCATCACTAAGTTCAACAGTTTTCACATCTTTAACTATTTCATCAATCCGGTGCAGGTCCTTCAGGGACAGCTGCCCGGAGCCCCGCGGCAGGGGCTGCGGCTGGTCGGGGGAGGGTTTCCAGCCGAGCAGGTTCACGATCTCGAAGGTCACGGGGACTCCGTAGGACTTGTGTTCGGGTAAGTTTGGAATCAAAAGTAATTTTTGTAGGTAGGTTGTCTGGaaagatcgctttttagcgataagaccgcctgttgttacctacatatttgtacctgttcatacttttgtaccatttttttgtagtgtgcaataaagcattttattattattgtcatttcattttttttttcatttatttattgcaatcaTGTTCATTACATAcaggtgttaaataaaatatagttagTACATGATTCTCTGTTAGGATTGCATATCTTTCTCTTGGTCATGGGAGATGGGAGACATAAACTTTTctcttaaattaaacaaacgAAACACATTCATCAATTTATTTCTTATCTTCATCACTAAGTTCAACAGTTTTCACATCTTTAACTATTTCATCAATCCGGTGCAGGTCCTTCAGGGACAGCTGCCCGGAGCCCCGCGGCAGGGGCTGCGGCTGGTCAGGGGAGGGCTTCCAGCCGAGCAGGTTCACGATCTCGAAGGTCACAGGGACCCCGTGGGACTTGTGCTCAGGTAAGTTTGGAATCAAAAGTAATTTTTGTAGGTAGGTTGTCTGGaaagatcgctttttagcgataagaccgcctgttgttacctacatatttgtacctgttcatacttttgtaccattttttttgtagtgtgcaataaagcattttattattattgtcatttcattttttttttgcaatcatgTTCATTACATAcaggtgttaaataaaatatagtcaGTACATTCTCTGTTAGGATTGCATATCTTTCTATCGTGCATGGGAGACAAACTTTTctcttaaattaaacaaacgAAACACATTCATCAATTTATTTCTTATCTTCATCACTTAGTTCAACAGTTTTCACATCTTTAACTATTTCATCAATCCGGTGCAGGTCCTTCAGAGACAGCTGCCCGGAGCCCCGGGGCAGGGGCTGCGGCTGGTCGGGGGAGGGTTTCCAGCCGAGCAGGTTCACGATCTCGAAGGTCACGGGGACCCCGTGGGACTTGTGTTCGGGTAAGTCCTGAAATCAGTCATTATTTGGGGCCTTATCTATGAAAGGGGacgttattgtcgatggcgcttccgcggcacagcgtcgcgcggcattgtatttatatcggagcgtcgttaataatggcgtaagcgccatagaTAATAAGGTGCCTTTTCATAGTAACGTCACATTTAGCCTCGTAAGACCCACGCATAGACAAGACAtcgtctagactgagcatagtagcgcccctctgccacaaatatacggtaggtttactccattttcgagtgaaagtgtctttgtgtgacgtccgtgtgtttgaacggaccaatcacggcacgggactcgctcacctcgtcccccgcaccccagtatttttggcagcatcggtttcatgaaataattgctctaaattccgtctagaggattcctagtctatggacccaccatataaagtttactaatttttaattttgattaCATGTAAATCAGAGCGAATTTCgttttaaacttaaataaatgtcatataaatcaattttttaaacatgcagattacgtctgcgagcgatattccaaattttatattaaaggaaaaaatggaaaaattacgcttccggcaggacttgaacccgcaacctccgcaatccgtgcgttagctctgccaattgagctacgaaagcctaccagaatcttgcgaatttttccattccttccctcatgcatacacgcctttggggtggcgtatagcgacatctaccgagagacgattacatctttttaacggcaccggagtctcaagttgcattgagaattcaccagtaacaatgtgctaacccgtactaaatcaattttttaaatttttttttaaattttttccaatttttcctttaatataaaatttggaatatcgctcgcagacgtaatctgcatgtttaaaaaattgatttagtacgggttagcacattgttactggtgaattctcaatgcaacttgagactccggtgccgttaaaaagatgtaatcgtctctcggtagatgtcgctatacgccaccccaaaggcgtgtatgcatgagggaaggaatggaaaaattcgcaagattctggtaggcttccgtagctcaattggcagagctaacgcacggattgcggaggttgcgggttcaagtcctgccggaagcgtaatttttccattttttcctttaatataaaattttaaatgtcatatactaagaaaaagtgaccaaggcctccagtgccccaggctggaatcgaaccagcgtcctctgctatcgcggcaggtgcctgttaccactcggccaccgggccacagcggcataggtcgaatttttccaagtatatgcacttcttactgaatttagtttgttttaaaaagcaatctaacaaaagaaatgcaactTTATCTGGTTCatgtaaggttcaaattagattgcacgaatatgtacattttaaTGTACATTTAGTCTCAGGAGGTTAAAGTAGGCCATATTTGACGCTTAACTTCAATCAAATTCGGATTAATCCATCTGTCAGAGTCGGAAATTATGCGATTTtggtattaacacattcagtgccgaaaacccgactatcgggtattttatgatttcgttcccaggccggacgacggaacccttggaacgcgagtccgactcgcacttgaccggtttttagggttccgtacctcaaaaggaaaaaacgaaacCGTCCCGTTGTCACAGCCttgttttctccgaaactactggcccaattaagttgaaatttggcacacatatatacttagactacttatatgtaattaattctgtttacatatatttaattaaaagttatattataaaaaagtaataatatgtatatgtgtatgttaatattattatattacccatattgcagtgtcatcgctccaatattttatttaagtacttaacgtacctacatactataattactgttaagataaggatattggtgtcttgaaaatgatgcccaataatataatatgtatatgtgtatgttaatattattatattacgcatattgcagtgtcatcgctccaatattttatttaagtacttaacgtacctacatactataattactgttaagatattgatattggtgtcttgaaaatgatgcccatgaatgcgacttacgacgtttatactgcccattatgtgtgaacgaactgttttgtagacgtaaggaagagtaacgcataactattctaaaatattgtagctctatatcaaccttaatgaataataaacagttttaatatctatggaatatcgttttaatatgtcgaatacgtattaccaatgtttataatcataggttgcatgtcttaagtacttttttaagtgataggccacttatgattaaacctctttacctaaat
It encodes:
- the LOC134660427 gene encoding uncharacterized protein LOC134660427, encoding MCQHCSRSVRNSEAAFRGYSYHRRCRKCYVCSDTDLHGAEVFRGVIFCASCARRIFRGCSTARRARPAHTQRRRRRAPVHGVIERARAHSDTTSSQDNRVLRGLSFNTPS